One segment of Plasmodium vivax chromosome 14, whole genome shotgun sequence DNA contains the following:
- a CDS encoding hypothetical protein, conserved (encoded by transcript PVX_123190A), with translation MNHVIIFFLLLFNYGKGVTGAEAQEGSPNSHNNPYEESEIDEQWRLYQLETNPFIDLKHPNFKGDFIRCIDEYYVYETKEYNAYKKERYNSIKSYKAFEKKQFNCAINLFIHGRPNSRNANDYKVWSAAANINKHEAMLQKKYSKYIIYTPFISLSNFLGTEGLYTHLNYAYLLANRLAVTFKNMQDDDTCHNYDIFIHSHCYGANIVRLMFTLDNDIWKLLDKSFLNMTYEREVLAILDDNFKLTLKDINIITDKSTIQYRKDPYFKVDKYYLYKSFQAKINKKKITEHFDDVFDDHNVKYDALPQAGSASDEGAGGSDSFENLMAQPGRSSALGGGEEEGEVEPEAASDNNEEFILFTKQKKVPKRSGHPANRSLKRLHTYLLNKKFNLLSIVSTGPPLIGILSNMEDVRVGHQKLMRYKFMLQNVPSFLRAKMLKSRDAQELLHMVNPGLLCLLAVHEKINYNYEKDTGSLISLFKNVNYYADMDNDELMSLHTSLGLHSTLHMRSLSYYLLNFRNEYYHRTYILPAHLSDINISNNYAFFEYIKRNNVCSQIKQSEMERFVSYLNEVVNFDQKPQPYIPHRQIYKNPFLAHYIIPYMQENNVYTPHSILGTGRTALLLYSYDIYKHIAMNGFSERNVLKNDIDFLYDADPFIYYNWMTYIGNQNNVEQDNFMEDLHVYSDNINMNLVQNLFNLFVSTHYVKFFIFSKNNTADVYRSLYRTLRNFSLPINKVVLRRQKEKKINFPLISNAKFDPDENVIYEYMGKYTNFLKTFSYLNSFQYITNEAFILNHKTFKRYQNERMEELKNEIKKAQNFIQENNTFSDMKNKISAMYNIENTSNNNERELAVNEEVGDLAAFESANYALGEGKAASSSDGSVQNLDRTYVTYHGIYLNIRRNMTLMEAFRSISLYNSVYENIQYVEFVIKGSAYNDLEEHLSNPDDINSCLFDKYEDIELSFISKFCNYDQQAYFHIKKLYTSRNLYVLKSLKQCNYPKYRHLKLCENLGLLKTFFETDLSVTLSSLHEREKKRMTSMRDAIEREMHETDILSISNDSLAAVFHNKNEDISTFKINACFIIPEKPLIQNLFSNEESMQSTEEDIEMGTLRKVGDGHLSASTSDLSAMTGSTTSLDSSVSSSNESHGSMTSLESLEGFNDVDTEVIETGYELEHALGLSSHTGTGVEGESGKEEDKEAKEKAKKEKKEKEKREKKERKEKEKKEKEMKEQEKKEQEKTDNNYAHSSSSSNRSNNRSNNRSNNRSNNRSNNRSNNRNGSDHNVFCTQVEVPVLLRKNVLKSAHDIYMRAIRSVMQSKHFRSAFNLREGEEPYESFIYFFDKFAYVYNKKNKYAHAGDVKAFNTPQNIKWNYFYYLLKYGSGTNYNNEAFLENFFYGKESNLVKPQKDNILKEFLTHFTVFFYLFKLD, from the exons atgaatcatgtcatcatatttttccttttgctcttTAATTATGGCAAAGGCGTGACAGGTGCAGAAGCGCAGGAGGGAAGCCCCAACAGCCATAAT aacCCGTACGAGGAAAGCGAAATCGACGAGCAATGGAGGCTGTACCAGCTGGAGACGAACCCATTTATCGACCTGAAGCACCCGAACTTCAAAGGGGACTTCATCAGGTGCATCGACGAGTACTACGTGTACGAGACGAAGGAGTACAACgcatacaaaaaggaaagatatAACAGCATAAAAAGTTACAAAGCGTTTGAAAAGAAGCAATTCAACTGCGCCATCAATTTGTTTATCCATGGGAGACCGAATTCAAGAAACGCAAATGATTACAAAGTATGGAGTGCTGCAGcaaatataaacaaacacGAAGCCATGTTACAGAAGAAGTACAGCAAGTATATAATTTACACCCCATTTATCAGTCTTTCAAATTTTCTGGGCACAGAGGGGTTATATACACACCTTAACTACGCATACCTGTTGGCGAATAGATTGGCCGTAACGTTTAAAAACATGCAAGACGATGACACGTGTCATAATTacgatatttttattcactcCCACTGTTACGGTGCTAATATAGTCCGATTGATGTTTACCTTAGACAATGACATATGGAAGCTGTTGGACAagtcttttttaaatatgaccTACGAGAGGGAAGTGCTGGCCATACTGGATGACAATTTCAAGCTGACCCTGAAGGATATTAACATTATTACTGACAAGAGCACCATACAGTATAGGAAGGACCCATACTTTAAAGTTGACAAGTACTATTTGTATAAATCCTTTCAAgccaaaataaataaaaaaaaaataaccgaACATTTTGACGACGTGTTTGATGACCATAATGTCAAGTATGATGCTCTTCCCCAGGCGGGCAGTGCTTCTGACGAAGGTGCAGGAGGTAGTGACTCCTTCGAAAATTTAATGGCGCAACCAGGAAGGAGTAGCGCACTAGGGGGAGGCgaagaggagggagaagtagAACCTGAAGCTGCATCGGATAATAACGAAGAGTTTATTCTTTTcacgaagcaaaaaaaagtgcccaAAAGAAGCGGACATCCAGCGAACAGATCCTTGAAAAGATTACACACCTATTTgctgaataaaaaatttaacttgTTAAGCATAGTTTCTACGGGGCCGCCACTTATCGgtattttatcaaatatgGAAGACGTACGAGTGGGTCATCAGAAATTAATGAGGTACAAATTTATGCTGCAAAATgtgccttcctttttgagagcgaaaatgttaaaatcgAGGGATGCACAGGAATTATTACATATGGTAAATCCAGGGCTACTATGCCTACTAGCTGTACATGAGAAGATCAATTACAATTATGAAAAGGATACAGGTTCTttaatttctctttttaaaaatgtgaattattACGCCGATATGGATAATGATGAGCTTATGAGTTTGCACACCAGCTTAGGGTTACATTCTACTCTCCACATGAGGTCTCTAAGTTACTACCTTTTGAACTTCAGAAATGAGTACTACCACCGCACGTACATCCTCCCAGCGCATTTATCAGACATTAACATTTCCAATAACTATGCATTCTTTGagtatataaaaaggaacaatgTATGTTCGCAAATTAAGCAAAGCGAAATGGAAAGGTTCGTCTCCTATTTGAATGAAGTTGTAAACTTCGATCAGAAGCCGCAACCGTATATTCCTCACAGGCAAATTTATAAGAACCCCTTCTTGGCCCACTACATCATACCGTATATGCAAGAAAATAATGTCTACACCCCTCACTCTATATTGGGCACAGGTAGAACGGCGCTCCTACTATACTCCTATGACATATACAAACATATAGCGATGAACGGATTTAGCGAAAGGAACGTACTCAAAAATGATATTGACTTTTTGTACGATGCGGACCCCTTCATTTACTACAACTGGATGACCTACATAGGAAATCAAAATAATGTTGAGCAGGATAACTTTATGGAAGATTTGCATGTATACTCAGATAATATAAACATGAATTTGGTGcaaaatttgtttaaccTATTTGTGTCAACACATtatgtgaaattttttatatttagtaaaaataacaCGGCGGATGTGTACCGTAGTTTGTACAGAACGCTCAGGAACTTTTCCCTTCCGATTAATAAAGTGGTTCTGAGGaggcagaaggagaagaaaattaaCTTCCCTTTGATAAGTAACGCAAAATTCGACCCCGACGAGAATGtcatatatgaatatatggGCAAGTACAccaactttttgaaaactTTTTCCTACCTCAATTCCTTCCAGTACATTACAAACGAGGCGTTCATTCTTAACCATAAGACTTTTAAAAGGTACCAAAATGAACGCATGgaggagttaaaaaatgaaataaaaaaggcacaGAATTTTATTCAAGAAAATAACACCTTCAGCGACATGAAGAATAAAATCAGTGCCATGTATAACATTGAAAATACTAGTAATAATAACGAGCGGGAACTTGCGGTGAACGAAGAAGTAGGAGACCTCGCCGCCTTCGAATCCGCGAACTACGCACTCGGGGAAGGCAAAGCAGCTAGCTCCAGCGACGGCAGCGTGCAAAATCTGGACAGGACGTATGTTACCTACCATGGTATTTACCTAAACATTAGACGCAACATGACTCTTATGGAAGCCTTTCGATCAATTTCCCTATACAATAGTGTCTACGAAAATATTCAGTACGTCGAATTTGTAATCAAAGGATCGGCGTATAACGATTTGGAGGAACATCTGAGCAACCCGGACGATATAAACTCCTGTCTCTTTGACAAATATGAAGATATAGAACTGAgttttatttcaaaattttgcaattacGATCAACAGGCCTACTTCCacataaagaaattatataccTCTCGAAATCTGTACGTTTTGAAATCCCTAAAACAGTGTAACTACCCAAAATACAGACACCTGAAATTGTGCGAAAATTTGGGGCTCCTTAAAACCTTTTTCGAGACCGATTTAAGTGTTACCCTGTCCTCTTTACACGaacgggagaaaaaaagaatgactAGCATGAGGGATGCCATCGAGAGAGAAATGCACGAAACGGATATACTCTCCATCAGCAATGACTCCCTGGCAGCTGTCTTTcacaacaaaaatgaagacatcagcacatttaaaattaatgccTGCTTTATCATTCCAGAGAAACCCCTTATTCAAAATTTGTTTTCCAATGAGGAGAGTATGCAGTCTACCGAAGAGGACATAGAAATGGGAACGCTCAGAAAGGTGGGCGATGGCCACCTTAGTGCCAGCACCAGTGACCTTAGCGCCATGACTGGAAGTACCACCAGTTTGGACAGCAGCGTCAGTAGCAGCAACGAAAGTCACGGTAGCATGACCAGCCTCGAGAGCCTAGAGGGCTTCAACGATGTCGACACTGAAGTGATCGAAACAGGGTACGAACTGGAGCACGCGTTGGGCCTGTCCTCCCACACGGGAACGGGCGTCGAAGGTGAAAGCGGAAAGGAGGAGGATAAGGAAGCTAAggaaaaggcgaagaaggaaaagaaagaaaaggaaaagagggaaaagaaggaaagaaaagaaaaggaaaagaaggaaaaggaaatgaaggagcaggaaaagaaggaacagGAAAAGACCGATAACAATTACGCCCACAGCAGTAGCAGTAGCAACCGCAGCAACAACCGCAGCAACAACCGCAGCAACAACCGCAGCAACAACCGCAGCAACAACCGCAGCAACAACCGCAACGGCAGCGACCACAACGTCTTCTGCACCCAAGTGGAGGTGCCAGTGCTGCTCCGAAAGAACGTCCTCAAAAGCGCCCACGACATCTACATGCGGGCCATCCGAAGCGTCATGCAGAGCAAGCACTTCAGAAGCGCCTTCAACCTaagggagggggaggaacccTACGAGTCCTTCATTTACTTCTTTGACAAATTCGCCTACGTctacaacaaaaaaaataagtatgcCCACGCAGGGGACGTCAAGGCGTTTAATACCCCTCAAAACATTAAGTGGAACTACTTCTATTATTTGTTAAAGTATGGCTCGGGAACGAATTACAACAATGAGgcctttttggaaaacttcTTTTACGGGAAGGAATCAAATCTGGTGAAGCCACAGAAGGataacattttgaaggaGTTCCTAACCCACTTCACCGTCTTCTTTTACCTCTTCAAGTTGGACTAG
- a CDS encoding hypothetical protein, conserved (encoded by transcript PVX_123195A) — protein MDKESPKLVDQHLLEQMKKTIEGFAQESTCTNREAFADDKYAYSLIDNYKSRRTKNVVIHMLKRDINILHYNEEYKNIIFINFLRLCQLNNLNVKSYHDMFLKSEIFSYILNSEKYVHVFLKPIINNDKLLWDVNRDHFEFVAFPIRCTAQDGHGETGTLGDRHQDSCYVLEERQKLKLDDLVENSSDCCESSFSEDEISVSSGFSEKSPHVISGCQKVNGNLPHLCGGTNLEESLKKGNDAVAEKEHIFQKQLIGKDEAPVEGKNDSIIAFQGEENSRSGLAANSSSALNNINLNHLIDSIVEAGKWGDEDTPRGGRSKRGTNGMQKNSSLNESIIEKFVTKSENDQDEVLNLYKKVSSMEKIIKHLMGEIMRRDMVGRDPREGVPLKGIPHGVPLKGAPVEEAEEAEQNDAQKNHQGETPPNDMTNSTSKNCGEHAEDTDSKYFESYNNTEIHRTMILDKSRTNCYYEFVKKNKEIFENKVVLDIGCGSSIISLFCADHAKVVVGIDNAHRILAKARKITERNGASNVYLFEGKIEQNNIYVDEKEEIHYISKKEDLEKYKKIYNIRRLEILKFDIIISEWMGYFLFYECMIDTILYARDFYLKENGLLLPNKVYLYLAGYNDLEYINENVLVWDTPLYGKDLSELKPSLKHFLENAKIINLKKDKVSSQVVNYAIIDMYTYRKNENVYISSDFKIVVNNGRVVTSLCFYFDCHFEPFRFCPGESTHIEGKVPPTGDGCTNTVLTTSMFEQETHWRQTLLHLHCPNFTIARISPPAEGEHPNELSGRIFISPAGEHSRNVTVLLQIRKNESMNVPEDWTCWYSLD, from the coding sequence ATGGACAAGGAAAGTCCCAAGCTGGTAGACCAGCACCTGCtggaacaaatgaaaaagacCATCGAAGGGTTCGCCCAAGAGTCTACATGCACAAATAGGGAAGCATTCGCAGATGATAAGTATGCGTATAGCTTAATTGATAACTACAAAAGCAGGAGGACGAAAAATGTCGTTATACACATGCTAAAAAGGgacataaatatattgcaCTATAATGaagaatacaaaaatataatttttataaactttTTAAGATTGTGCCAATTGAATAATTTAAACGTCAAAAGTTACCAtgatatgtttttaaaaagtgaaattttttcgtatatttTGAATTCTGAAAAATACgtacatgtttttttaaagccgattataaataatgacaAGCTGTTGTGGGATGTGAATAGGGACCATTTCGAATTCGTTGCCTTTCCCATCCGTTGCACTGCTCAGGATGGACATGGCGAAACGGGGACCCTGGGTGACCGTCACCAAGACAGCTGCTACGTGTTGGAAGAaaggcaaaaattaaaactggATGACCTTGTAGAAAATTCCTCAGACTGTTGTGAGTCCTCGTTTAGCGAAGATGAAATTTCAGTTTCTTCCGGATTTTCGGAAAAGTCCCCACATGTGATAAGCGGATGCCAAAAGGTGAATGGCAATTTACCCCACCTGTGCGGGGGCACCAATTTGGAGGAGAGccttaaaaagggaaatgaCGCTGTTGCggaaaaggaacacataTTTCAGAAGCAACTAATCGGGAAGGACGAAGCGCCAGTGGAGGGCAAGAATGACAGCATCATCGCCTTtcagggggaggaaaacagCCGAAGTGGTCTCGCGGCGAACTCCTCGTCCGCCCTGAATAACATCAATTTGAACCACCTGATAGACTCCATTGTGGAGGCTGGCAAATGGGGTGATGAGGACAccccgaggggggggaggagtaAGAGGGGCACCAAcgggatgcaaaaaaatagcagcCTAAACGAATCAATCATAGAGAAATTTGTGACAAAGTCAGAAAATGACCAAGACGAGGTGCtcaatttgtataaaaaggTCAGCAGCATGGAGAAGATTATTAAACATTTAATGGGAGAAATAATGAGAAGAGATATGGTAGGAAGGGATCCCCGTGAGGGAGTACCCCTTAAAGGAATACCCCATGGAGTACCGCTTAAAGGAGCACCCGTAGAGGAAGCCGAAGAGGCGGAGCAAAATGACGCCCAGAAGAACCACCAAGGGGAAACCCCACCAAACGATATGACCAACAGCACGAGCAAAAACTGCGGCGAGCACGCGGAAGACACGGACAGCAAATATTTCGAAAGTTACAACAACACAGAAATACACAGAACTATGATTCTAGATAAGAGCAGAACAAATTGCTACTacgaatttgtaaaaaaaaataaagaaatatttgaaaataaagtGGTCTTGGACATAGGGTGCGGGTCCTCCATCATTTCTCTCTTCTGTGCTGACCACGCGAAAGTTGTTGTGGGAATTGACAACGCGCATAGGATATTAGCAAAAGCAAGAAAAATAACGGAAAGAAATGGCGCCAGTAATGTTTACCTATTCGAAGGaaaaatagaacaaaataatatttacgttgatgagaaggaagaaatacaCTACattagcaaaaaggaagatttagaaaaatataaaaaaatctacaaCATAAGAAGGCTGGAAATTCTAAAATTTGATATTATCATTTCCGAATGGAtgggatattttttattttacgaaTGCATGATAGATACCATTTTGTACGCCAGAGATTTCTACCTAAAGGAAAATGGCTTGTTGTTGCCCAATAAGGTTTATCTGTATCTGGCGGGATATAACGACttagaatatataaatgaaaatgttcTTGTTTGGGATACCCCACTGTATGGAAAAGACCTCTCCGAGTTAAAACCCAGCTTGAAGCATTTCttggaaaatgcaaaaattattaacctAAAAAAAGATAAGGTGTCCTCTCAAGTGGTTAATTATGCCATAATTgacatgtacacatataggaaaaatgaaaatgtgtatatttcgtctgattttaaaattgtagtTAATAATGGGAGAGTCGTGACGAGTTTATGCTTCTACTTCGATTGCCACTTTGAACCGTTTAGATTTTGTCCTGGTGAATCAACCCACATTGAGGGGAAGGTACCCCCCACTGGGGATGGATGTACAAATACCGTTTTGACGACGAGCATGTTCGAGCAAGAAACGCACTGGAGGCAGACCCTCTTGCATCTGCACTGCCCCAATTTTACCATCGCTAGGatttctccccccgcggAAGGGGAACACCCCAATGAGCTGTCCGGCAGGATATTCATATCGCCGGCGGGGGAACACTCTAGAAATGTGACCGTTCTTTTGCAgattagaaaaaatgagtCGATGAATGTGCCCGAGGACTGGACCTGCTGGTACTCCCTCGACTGA